Proteins co-encoded in one Arachis stenosperma cultivar V10309 chromosome 7, arast.V10309.gnm1.PFL2, whole genome shotgun sequence genomic window:
- the LOC130941088 gene encoding uncharacterized protein LOC130941088: MIIVWLYAKPKLFYHIILSFTDYIPNNHKMMKPIFVAFLLLASLIFLPSSTLAARILAHNQRGDEKEAYRIGGRTALNPNGRGHAYPEGMGRGGGGGHSSPFVNPTPVPSYKRCSANNPYQGEPCRPPATK; encoded by the exons ATGATTATTGTGTGGCTCTATGCAAAACCAAAACTGTTCTATCATATTATACTCTCATTCACTGATTATATTCCTAATAATCATAAGATGATGAAGCCCATTTTTGTTGCATTTTTGCTTTTGGCTTCCCTAATCTTCCTTCCTTCTTCAACTTTAGCTGCTCGAATACTAGCACACAATCAGC GTGGTGATGAGAAAGAAGCATATAGAATAGGAGGAAGAACAGCTCTTAATCCAAATGGAAGAGGACATGCTTATCCAGAAGGAATGGGAAGAGGAGGTGGAGGAGGACATTCTAGTCCTTTTGTAAACCCTACTCCTGTTCCTTCCTATAAACGATGCAGCGCTAATAATCCATACCAGGGTGAACCTTGCCGCCCCCCAGCCACCAAATAA
- the LOC130941086 gene encoding receptor-like protein 33 translates to MSSIRKIPDSIGHLKSLNQLRLRNCQIDGLIPVSFWNLTQLTHLELLGNRFHGEIPSLLSNLKHLTYLDLSSNSFSGHIPDVFDNFTKLHTLQLSSNSLGGQLPPSLFRLSQLNVLDLSLNSLEGPIPSKDTKLSKITSLILYNNSLNGTIPNWCYSLPSLIFLDLGHNHLVGPIGEFSTYSMNYLVLSNNKLQGSFPNSIFNFQNLTTLDLSSANLSGHIDFHQFSKLKSLNFLDLSHSAFLSINLDDNVDYFLPYLTVLGLSSCKITKFPKFLESIQDLYVLDLSDNQIEGVIPKWFNDKLLYKWKNMQFIDLSLNRLQGNIPIPSYGTYYFSVSKNNFTGGISSTICNASFLNMLILSHNNLTGNIPQCFGSFPLLQVLDMQINNLYGSIPGNFSKNNAFETIKLNGNQLEGPVPQSLAHCTKLEVLDLGDNNIEDVFPSQLEVLQELQVLSLRNNKFHGTITSLSMKHPFPKLKIFDVSNNKFNGPLPMQYFQEFQGMMTTLNDNTQADSLEYMSTIANTTSVPYNDSVVIIMKGQEREMSRILTIFTTIDLSNNLFEGKIPQILGELNFLKGLNLSHNKISGNIPQTLGNLTSLEWLDLSWNQLKGEIPLSLTNLNFLSVLNLSKNQLEGVIPRGKQFNTFQNDSYRGNSMLCGFPLSKSCGNDEEQPPSVFAEAKESLFGWKSVVVGYACGVVFGTFLGSLFIKTAKPLWLARLICGYT, encoded by the coding sequence ATGTCTTCTATCAGAAAAATACCAGATTCCATAGGCCACTTGAAGTCTCTTAACCAACTACGGCTACGGAATTGCCAAATTGATGGATTAATTCCTGTGTCTTTTTGGAATCTCACTCAACTAACTCATTTGGAACTTTTAGGAAACAGATTTCATGGTGAAATTCCATCTTTACTTTCAAACCTCAAACATCTCACCTACTTAGATCTTAGTTCTAATAGTTTCAGTGGTCACATCCCAGACGTGTTCGACAACTTCACTAAATTACATACCTTGCAACTTTCTTCTAACAGTCTAGGAGGCCAATTGCCACCATCACTTTTTCGTCTATCCCAACTTAATGTTCTAGATTTGTCATTGAATAGCTTAGAAGGCCCAATTCCAAGTAAGGATACAAAACTCTCAAAAATAACGTCCCTAATTTTGTATAATAATTCATTAAATGGGACAATTCCAAATTGGTGTTATTCTTTgccttcattgatatttctagATCTTGGGCACAACCACCTCGTAGGACCGATAGGAGAATTCTCGACTTATTCTATGAATTATTTGGTTTTGTCTAATAATAAACTTCAAGGTAGTTTTCCAAATtcaatatttaattttcaaaatcttaccACTTTAGATTTATCTTCAGCTAATTTGAGTGGTCATATAGATTTTCACCAATTTTCAAAGCtcaaatctttaaattttcttgatCTATCTCACAGTGCTTTTCTCTCTATTAACCTAGACGACAATGTTGACTATTTTTTACCTTACCTTACCGTATTAGGTTTATCTTCGTGTAAGATTACAAAATTTCCTAAGTTCCTAGAAAGCATTCAAGATCTATATGTACTAGACCTTTCTGATAACCAAATTGAAGGGGTGATTCCCAAATGGTTTAATGACAAGCTCTTGTACAAATGGAAGAACATGCAGTTCATTGATCTCAGTCTCAACAGGCTGCAAGGAAATATTCCAATTCCATCATATGGCACCTATTATTTCTCAGTTTCGAAGAACAACTTCACAGGAGGCATTTCTTCAACAATATGCAATGCAAGCTTCCTCAATATGCTAATCCTGTCTCACAACAATTTGACTGGCAATATTCCACAATGTTTCGGATCCTTTCCTTTGCTACAGGTGTTGGATATGCAAATCAACAACCTTTATGGAAGCATACCTGGAAACTTCTCCAAGAATAATGCTTTTGAGACTATAAAGTTGAATGGCAACCAATTAGAGGGACCAGTACCACAATCGTTGGCTCATTGCACAAAACTGGAAGTTCTAGACCTTGGTGACAATAACATAGAAGATGTATTTCCCAGTCAGCTAGAAGTTCTTCAGGAACTACAGGTACTCAGTTTGCGAAATAACAAATTTCATGGTACCATCACTAGTTTGAGTATGAAGCATCCATTTCCAAAGTTGAAAATTTTTGATGTGtctaataacaaatttaatggCCCTTTGCCAATGCAATACTTTCAAGAGTTTCAAGGAATGATGACGACTCTGAATGATAATACTCAAGCTGATAGTTTGGAGTATATGAGCACTATTGCTAATACCACCAGTGTACCATATAATGACTCTGTTGTGATCATTATGAAAGGTCAAGAGAGAGAAATGTCAAGGATATTAACTATTTTCACAACTATAGACTTGTCAAATAACTTGTTTGAAGGAAAAATTCCACAAATTCTTGGAGAATTGAATTTTCTCAAAGGGCTTAACCTTTCTCACAATAAAATCAGTGGTAACATTCCACAAACTTTAGGTAATTTGACAAGTTTAGAATGGTTAGACCTCTCATGGAACCAACTGAAAGGTGAAATACCTCTGTCTTTGACAAATTTGAATTTTCTATCTGTCTTGAACCTTTCGAAAAACCAGTTGGAGGGAGTGATACCTAGAGGAAAACAGTTCAATACATTTCAAAATGATTCCTACAGAGGAAACTCAATGCTTTGTGGATTCCCTTTGTCAAAGTCATGCGGTAATGATGAAGAACAACCACCTTCAGTATTTGCTGAGGCAAAAGAATCGTTATTTGGGTGGAAGTCAGTAGTAGTGGGATATGCATGTGGAGTGGTGTTTGGGACCTTCCTTGGAAGCTTGTTTATCAAGACTGCGAAACCCTTGTGGCTTGCCAGACTTATTTGTGGCTATACTTAA
- the LOC130941087 gene encoding receptor-like protein 9DC1, with amino-acid sequence MMRRYTFLLLLLLLHNPSSSCSSVLPLCNHHDNSNLLQFKNSFSINTSLYKDWPALSSCYNKIASWKNGTNCCEWDGVTCDTTSGHVIGLDLSCSMLQGEFHPNSTLFQLTHLQQLNLAANDFFDSPIYPGIGDLVSLTHLNLSCSSFGNYIPSTISRLSKLLSLDLASCNHELRLDEST; translated from the coding sequence ATGATGAGGCGTTATACTTTCttgttgcttcttcttcttcttcataatCCATCTTCCAGTTGCTCATCGGTGTTGCCACTATGCAACCACCATGACAACTCAAACTTGCTCCAATTCAAGAACTCATTTTCCATTAACACTTCATTGTACAAAGATTGGCCGGCGCTTTCCTCTTGTTACAACAAGATAGCGTCGTGGAAGAATGGTACGAATTGTTGCGAGTGGGATGGTGTCACGTGCGACACCACCTCAGGGCACGTGATTGGGCTTGACCTGAGTTGCAGCATGCTCCAAGGCGAGTTTCATCCTAACAGCACTCTGTTCCAACTCACGCATCTTCAACAACTCAACCTTGCCGCCAATGACTTCTTCGACTCTCCAATATATCCTGGAATTGGTGATCTTGTGAGTCTCACGCATCTCAATCTATCATGCTCATCATTTGGAAATTATATTCCCTCCACGATCTCTCGCTTGTCTAAATTACTCTCACTTGATCTCGCGTCTTGTAATCATGAACTGAGACTTGATGAATCAACATAG